Proteins encoded within one genomic window of Bacillus sp. 1NLA3E:
- a CDS encoding NAD-dependent epimerase, with the protein MLILITGCAGFIGFHLTKRLLEDGFEVIGIDNLNDYYDVSLKKSRLNLLLPFRSFTFKKVNLEDKQEIFEIFKHHQPSVVINLGAQAGVRYSLINPHAYVDSNITGFLNILEECKRIKVKHLIYASTSSVYGINDKLPFATEQPVDHPISVYAATKRANELFAHTYSHLFGLPTTGLRFFTVYGPWGRPDMALFLFTKSILNNEPIKIFNYGLMKRDFTYVDDIIESIVRLIPLPPVPNSSCNLQPNQSKAPFQIFNIGNNSPVNLIKFIDAIEEKLGMKAKKEFLPLQEGDVPETFADVEDLYSKINFRPKTSVEEGIGKFIDWYKDYY; encoded by the coding sequence ATATTGATATTAATTACCGGATGTGCAGGTTTTATTGGTTTCCATCTAACAAAAAGACTTCTCGAGGATGGCTTCGAGGTCATCGGTATTGATAATTTAAATGACTATTATGATGTCTCTTTAAAAAAATCGCGTCTCAACCTATTATTGCCTTTTAGGAGTTTCACTTTTAAAAAAGTAAATTTGGAGGATAAACAAGAAATATTCGAAATATTCAAACACCATCAGCCTTCAGTGGTTATTAATCTAGGCGCCCAGGCTGGAGTACGATACAGCCTGATAAATCCCCATGCTTATGTAGACTCTAACATTACTGGATTTTTAAATATTTTAGAAGAGTGCAAGCGCATAAAGGTTAAGCATCTTATTTACGCTTCAACAAGCTCAGTTTATGGAATAAACGACAAATTGCCATTTGCCACGGAACAACCTGTGGACCATCCTATCAGTGTATATGCAGCCACCAAGAGAGCAAATGAACTATTTGCTCATACTTATAGCCATTTATTTGGACTGCCTACTACTGGACTGAGATTCTTCACAGTATATGGACCATGGGGAAGACCGGATATGGCATTGTTTTTATTTACAAAATCAATTTTAAACAATGAGCCAATAAAAATTTTTAATTATGGACTTATGAAACGTGATTTTACTTATGTTGATGATATTATTGAAAGCATCGTTAGGTTGATCCCACTCCCACCTGTTCCAAATAGCAGCTGTAATTTACAACCTAACCAAAGTAAAGCGCCGTTTCAAATTTTTAATATCGGAAATAACAGTCCTGTAAATTTAATTAAATTTATTGACGCTATAGAGGAAAAATTGGGCATGAAAGCCAAGAAAGAATTTTTACCCCTTCAGGAAGGGGATGTTCCTGAAACATTTGCAGATGTTGAGGATCTATATAGTAAAATCAATTTTCGTCCAAAAACATCGGTGGAAGAAGGAATTGGAAAATTTATTGATTGGTATAAAGATTATTATTAA
- a CDS encoding glycosyltransferase family 2 protein, whose translation MGIDEEKPLVSIVFPVKNEGENIKNTINSLYKTKTDYPYEIIVVDDNSEDGCCDYLIQSQDKKIKLVHANNAGAALARNIGGEQATGEYVIFCDAHLFFEDYWMDRLLEPLRAGIADAINPGIASADSPNKVGYGYTWNENLDPKWNIGKRGLFASPLIASGCLAMSKKVFDDIEGYERGFRVWGRNDDDISLKLWLFGYKCFVLPEVKIRHIFRKKSPFKFTWNDVNYNFMRMAYSHFNEERIEKCKKLIKHSNAVKIVEEVLKSDVLEQRERYLKKRKYDDDWYMKRFNVQF comes from the coding sequence ATGGGTATAGATGAAGAAAAGCCGCTTGTTTCTATTGTATTTCCAGTGAAAAATGAAGGAGAAAATATTAAAAATACAATCAACTCCTTATATAAAACTAAAACAGACTACCCTTACGAAATCATTGTTGTTGATGACAACTCAGAAGATGGTTGTTGTGATTATTTAATACAATCCCAGGATAAAAAAATCAAACTGGTTCATGCCAATAATGCAGGAGCTGCTTTAGCCAGAAACATCGGTGGTGAGCAAGCCACAGGAGAGTATGTTATATTTTGCGATGCTCATTTGTTTTTTGAAGATTACTGGATGGATAGATTATTAGAACCTTTAAGGGCAGGAATCGCTGATGCCATAAATCCAGGCATTGCCAGCGCCGATAGTCCTAACAAAGTTGGATATGGTTATACATGGAATGAAAATTTAGACCCCAAGTGGAATATTGGAAAAAGAGGACTATTTGCATCCCCTCTTATAGCTTCAGGATGTTTGGCGATGAGTAAGAAAGTGTTTGATGACATTGAAGGATATGAAAGAGGATTTCGGGTGTGGGGAAGGAACGATGATGATATCTCTTTAAAACTATGGTTATTTGGTTATAAATGTTTCGTTTTACCTGAAGTAAAAATTCGCCATATTTTTAGAAAGAAATCACCCTTTAAGTTTACATGGAATGATGTCAATTATAACTTCATGCGAATGGCTTACAGCCATTTTAACGAAGAAAGAATTGAAAAATGTAAAAAGCTGATAAAACATTCGAACGCAGTTAAAATCGTAGAAGAAGTGTTAAAAAGCGATGTTTTGGAACAGCGGGAACGTTACTTAAAAAAACGCAAGTATGATGATGATTGGTATATGAAACGGTTTAATGTTCAATTTTAA
- a CDS encoding glycosyltransferase family 2 protein encodes MGVPKKNSKVSVIIQAQNEQETIGGLINEIKKLNPHETIVVVNGSTDDTGKIAKNLHCKVIHFSESLGINVGKSIGALKAEGDILLFLDGDMVIKAEKLKPFITAIENGYDVALNDLNILIKKKRIFTTSLCKVALNSLMKKKDLLVNSFVAIPNAISKSALHKIGWWNLTDPPTAQAMAVLQNLKITVPIKVNVVGLNPVRKAHKTREKNSPYAKTTSRIVGDHLSALNLLINKRGRRGGFTGERDFSAIKNYDPFQFKKQSKVKRSAVISAESKKKNLETNIRQLLHANVEDIVLLIEKNDLYSINKYKEIEQVTLVELPEKYQPFMSRAIGANNTFGENILFIEGDKSLTTGEVLNFYSEAEKGDGIVLNKDSHFLESMYPICQQTIIKSFLNTVLKKPSLLNISLYSTPHVLNRKVLEHIGTESLMIPALAYTKAITAGYTISTPYAIREEGIQLDDDLVFGDHLEAIHFYLSKAGIRGGFNDGGKNRKLLEQLKIEEGDLNFE; translated from the coding sequence ATGGGTGTTCCCAAAAAAAACTCAAAAGTATCTGTTATTATTCAAGCCCAAAACGAACAAGAAACAATTGGTGGACTAATCAATGAAATCAAAAAACTAAACCCTCATGAAACTATTGTTGTGGTGAACGGCTCAACCGACGATACAGGAAAAATTGCAAAAAATCTTCATTGTAAGGTCATTCATTTTTCTGAATCATTAGGGATCAATGTAGGCAAGTCAATAGGCGCTTTAAAAGCGGAAGGAGACATTCTGCTTTTTTTGGATGGTGACATGGTTATAAAGGCTGAAAAATTAAAACCCTTTATTACCGCTATAGAAAATGGTTATGATGTTGCCTTAAACGATTTAAACATCCTTATTAAAAAAAAGAGAATTTTTACAACCTCTCTTTGTAAAGTTGCCTTAAATAGTTTAATGAAAAAGAAAGACTTGCTTGTGAACTCCTTTGTTGCTATACCCAATGCAATAAGTAAGTCAGCCCTTCATAAAATTGGCTGGTGGAATTTAACCGACCCGCCAACAGCTCAAGCGATGGCTGTCCTGCAAAATTTAAAAATAACAGTCCCAATCAAAGTAAATGTAGTCGGTCTTAACCCAGTCAGAAAAGCACATAAAACAAGAGAAAAAAATTCACCCTATGCAAAAACAACAAGCCGGATTGTAGGAGATCACTTATCCGCTCTGAACCTGCTTATTAACAAGAGAGGAAGAAGGGGCGGTTTTACAGGAGAAAGAGACTTTTCTGCCATTAAAAATTATGATCCATTCCAATTTAAGAAACAATCTAAAGTAAAACGAAGTGCAGTTATCTCAGCAGAATCGAAAAAGAAAAACTTAGAGACAAACATCCGGCAATTACTTCATGCTAATGTGGAAGACATTGTCCTGCTTATTGAAAAGAATGATCTGTATTCAATAAATAAGTATAAAGAAATAGAACAAGTTACTCTGGTTGAACTTCCTGAAAAATACCAGCCGTTTATGTCAAGGGCAATAGGTGCCAATAACACCTTTGGTGAAAACATCCTTTTCATAGAAGGCGATAAGTCTTTAACAACCGGGGAAGTATTGAACTTTTATTCTGAAGCAGAAAAAGGTGACGGCATTGTTTTAAATAAAGACTCCCATTTCCTTGAATCGATGTATCCTATATGTCAACAAACCATCATTAAAAGTTTTCTAAATACGGTTTTAAAAAAGCCTTCCTTATTAAATATTTCTCTATACAGCACACCTCATGTTTTGAACAGAAAAGTTCTCGAACATATTGGAACTGAATCTCTTATGATTCCGGCGTTGGCTTATACAAAGGCAATAACTGCAGGTTATACAATTTCAACGCCTTATGCGATAAGGGAAGAAGGAATTCAATTGGATGATGATTTAGTATTCGGTGATCATCTGGAGGCTATTCACTTTTACCTATCAAAAGCAGGCATAAGGGGTGGCTTTAATGATGGCGGGAAAAACCGTAAATTGCTGGAGCAATTAAAAATTGAAGAAGGTGATCTTAATTTTGAGTAA
- a CDS encoding nucleotide sugar dehydrogenase, giving the protein MSKIAIIGLGYVGLPLAQLFLQNQHVVYGIDYDVKKVAAINNGKSYLSDFKDKDIEKMVQTGNFFVSNSYEAISNAEAIILCVPTPLSEDDTPDISYIENAISKSLPFLKNEQLVILESSTYPGTTEEIIVPLISQNKKFTIGNDFFVAYSPERIDPGQKQFGLHQIPKIVGGVTQKCTERAKSIYETIFKSVVTVSSPKVAEMSKLVENTQRLLNISLMNELAMFCDKMEINLWEVIEACSTKPFGFTPYFPGPGIGGHCIPVDPLYLLWKAEKHHSELASIKVAHEINQRMPQFVLEKIAKHIKKPLSTANLFVIGVTYKKDVNDIRESKALDILTSLMELGANVDYHDPFIPQLYVKNAELQSTPLSSEKLKAADCILILTDHSYIDYDMILEESNLIIDTRNAIKSKKHFGKVVLL; this is encoded by the coding sequence TTGAGTAAAATTGCTATTATTGGTTTGGGGTATGTGGGTCTTCCCCTCGCCCAATTATTTTTACAAAATCAACACGTTGTTTACGGTATAGATTATGATGTAAAAAAAGTTGCAGCCATTAATAATGGCAAAAGTTATTTAAGTGATTTCAAAGATAAAGATATAGAAAAAATGGTACAAACCGGAAACTTTTTTGTAAGCAATTCATATGAGGCCATTTCAAATGCTGAAGCGATTATTCTTTGCGTTCCTACTCCTTTATCAGAGGATGATACACCAGATATTTCATACATCGAAAATGCCATTTCAAAGTCATTACCTTTTTTAAAAAATGAACAATTAGTCATCCTTGAAAGCTCAACTTATCCCGGCACTACCGAAGAAATCATTGTGCCTTTAATCAGCCAAAATAAGAAATTTACTATAGGAAATGATTTTTTTGTTGCTTACTCACCAGAACGAATTGATCCCGGGCAGAAGCAATTCGGTTTACATCAAATTCCTAAAATTGTTGGTGGCGTCACCCAAAAATGTACTGAAAGAGCCAAAAGTATCTATGAAACTATTTTTAAAAGTGTTGTAACAGTTTCATCCCCTAAAGTTGCGGAAATGAGTAAGCTCGTTGAGAATACCCAGAGACTGTTAAATATTTCTTTAATGAATGAGTTAGCAATGTTTTGCGATAAAATGGAGATCAATCTTTGGGAAGTAATAGAAGCATGCAGTACAAAACCATTTGGTTTCACTCCATATTTCCCGGGACCAGGAATTGGCGGGCATTGTATTCCAGTAGATCCACTCTATTTATTATGGAAAGCAGAAAAACATCATTCCGAATTGGCATCAATTAAAGTTGCTCATGAAATAAATCAAAGAATGCCCCAATTTGTTTTGGAGAAAATTGCAAAACACATAAAAAAACCATTATCAACCGCCAATTTATTTGTAATTGGCGTCACTTATAAAAAAGACGTAAATGATATACGAGAATCAAAAGCACTAGATATTCTTACAAGCTTAATGGAACTAGGAGCGAATGTTGATTACCACGACCCATTTATCCCCCAATTATATGTTAAGAATGCAGAACTCCAATCGACTCCCTTATCTTCCGAAAAACTTAAAGCAGCTGATTGCATATTGATCTTGACTGATCATTCATATATTGATTATGACATGATTTTAGAAGAATCGAATCTAATCATTGACACAAGGAATGCAATAAAAAGTAAAAAGCACTTTGGTAAGGTTGTTTTATTGTAA
- a CDS encoding FusB/FusC family EF-G-binding protein encodes MKTDDEYEQYIQHLSDFLLPFPKITEQQLKKMFPKNKKLRLPDFSQIDHSQLTYLSWNDLRSNRKFIVYEMDGKMSGIECKFTPTSKKNLCSFCNQFGEVAFFSTITKAKQANNPDYYKAIGNLICADSSECNKKITNIEYLTTFLKESLDM; translated from the coding sequence TTGAAAACAGATGATGAGTATGAGCAATATATCCAGCATCTTTCGGACTTTTTGCTTCCCTTTCCAAAAATCACCGAGCAGCAACTGAAAAAAATGTTTCCAAAGAATAAAAAACTAAGACTGCCTGATTTTTCACAAATAGACCACAGCCAACTGACCTATTTAAGCTGGAACGATCTAAGATCCAATAGAAAATTTATTGTATATGAGATGGATGGAAAAATGTCCGGAATTGAATGTAAATTCACACCAACTAGTAAAAAAAATCTTTGTTCCTTCTGTAATCAATTTGGCGAGGTAGCGTTTTTTTCCACAATAACAAAAGCGAAACAAGCTAATAACCCGGATTATTACAAGGCCATCGGCAATCTTATATGTGCTGATAGCAGCGAATGCAATAAAAAAATAACCAATATTGAATATTTAACAACCTTTCTAAAAGAATCACTAGATATGTAA